In a single window of the Campylobacter fetus subsp. testudinum 03-427 genome:
- the adk gene encoding adenylate kinase (Pfam match to PF00406.18 ADK) — translation MKKLFLIIGAPGSGKTTDASMIAANDAKFAHYSTGDLLRAEVASGSELGKLIDSFISKGNLVPLEVVVNTIISAIKSSDKNYILIDGYPRSEEQMRELDRVLASQSEVILDGVIEVDVSEEVARNRVLDRARGADDNNEVFNNRMKVYLDPIKEIRAFYNDKKLLHKVNGERTIETIVADMKNLIENLIKG, via the coding sequence ATGAAAAAACTATTTTTAATCATCGGAGCGCCCGGAAGTGGAAAAACAACTGATGCGAGTATGATAGCAGCAAATGACGCTAAATTTGCGCATTATTCAACTGGAGATCTTTTAAGAGCTGAAGTTGCAAGCGGAAGTGAGCTAGGAAAGCTTATCGACAGCTTTATATCTAAAGGAAATTTAGTTCCTTTAGAAGTAGTTGTAAATACCATTATTTCAGCCATAAAATCAAGCGATAAAAACTATATTTTGATAGACGGATATCCAAGAAGCGAAGAGCAAATGAGAGAGCTTGATAGGGTTTTGGCTTCTCAAAGCGAAGTTATACTTGATGGCGTCATCGAAGTAGATGTAAGCGAAGAAGTAGCAAGAAACAGAGTTTTAGATAGAGCGCGCGGAGCCGATGATAATAATGAAGTATTTAACAATAGAATGAAAGTATATCTTGACCCTATCAAAGAGATACGTGCATTTTATAATGACAAAAAACTACTTCACAAGGTAAATGGCGAACGCACTATAGAAACGATAGTAGCGGATATGAAAAATTTAATCGAAAACTTAATCAAAGGATAA
- the ppa gene encoding inorganic pyrophosphatase (Pfam match to PF00719.15 Pyrophosphatase), with product MDISKIKFGSNPDKLNAVIEIPFGSNIKYEIDKDSGAVVVDRVLYSAMFYPANYGFVPNTLADDGDPADILVLNEYPLQAGSVIPCRLIGVLVMEDESGMDEKLLAVPVTKIDPRYADIHSISDLSEATLNRIKNFFETYKLLEPGKWVKVKGFEDAKIAEEILDKAIKNYK from the coding sequence ATGGATATAAGCAAAATCAAATTCGGAAGCAACCCAGACAAACTAAACGCAGTTATAGAAATCCCATTTGGCTCAAATATCAAATACGAAATCGATAAAGATAGCGGCGCCGTAGTCGTAGATAGAGTTTTATACTCAGCTATGTTCTATCCTGCAAACTACGGTTTCGTGCCAAATACTTTGGCTGATGATGGTGATCCAGCAGATATTTTAGTATTAAACGAATATCCGCTTCAAGCAGGTAGCGTGATACCTTGCCGTTTGATAGGCGTTTTAGTTATGGAAGACGAGTCTGGAATGGACGAAAAACTTTTAGCAGTTCCTGTTACTAAGATAGATCCAAGATACGCTGATATCCACTCTATAAGCGATCTTAGCGAAGCTACGCTAAATCGCATAAAAAACTTTTTTGAGACTTACAAACTACTAGAACCTGGAAAATGGGTAAAAGTAAAAGGCTTTGAAGACGCTAAAATAGCTGAAGAGATTTTAGATAAAGCTATCAAAAACTACAAATAA